Proteins encoded in a region of the Misgurnus anguillicaudatus chromosome 9, ASM2758022v2, whole genome shotgun sequence genome:
- the spry4 gene encoding protein sprouty homolog 4, with protein sequence MESRVPHHIPGVSSSIMVQPLLDSRVPYGRLQHPLTIYPIDQMKSLHLENDYIDTPAVISQQPPSHKATTRGQEVLLGAPHHPHLSRCEVPDATTHPWISFSGRPSSISSSSSTSSDQRLLDHAAPSPVVDPYIAGNGHGRTLGAEQPKVVSSKAQNVKAVTALPGEKKHVLLCEKCGKCRCTECTLPRALPSCWVCNQECLCSAQNLVDSVTCMCLVKAVFYHCTEDEDDEGSCADKPCSCSHSNCCARWSFMAAISLVLPCLMCYLPATGCAKVSQKCYDGLSRPGCRCKSTQGCKGAEVKACPLEKQAS encoded by the coding sequence ATGGAGTCAAGGGTTCCTCACCACATTCCTGGAGTCTCCTCCTCCATCATGGTGCAGCCGTTGCTGGACAGCCGTGTCCCCTATGGACGGCTCCAGCACCCATTAACTATCTATCCTATTGACCAAATGAAATCTTTGCATTTGGAGAACGACTACATCGACACCCCTGCGGTGATCTCGCAACAGCCACCGAGCCACAAGGCGACCACGAGGGGACAGGAAGTCCTGCTGGGAGCCCCACACCATCCTCATCTGTCCCGCTGTGAAGTCCCAGATGCCACTACACACCCCTGGATTTCATTCAGCGGTCGACCCAGCTCCATCAGCAGTAGCAGCAGCACCTCCTCTGACCAACGGCTGCTGGACCACGCAGCCCCCTCCCCTGTTGTGGATCCGTATATCGCCGGCAATGGCCACGGCAGGACCCTAGGCGCGGAGCAACCCAAGGTGGTGAGCTCCAAAGCCCAGAACGTAAAGGCTGTGACAGCCTTGCCCGGAGAGAAGAAGCACGTGCTGCTGTGTGAGAAGTGTGGCAAATGTCGATGCACAGAGTGCACGTTGCCCCGGGCCCTGCCTTCTTGTTGGGTTTGCAACCAGGAGTGCCTGTGCTCAGCGCAGAATCTAGTGGACTCTGTCACTTGCATGTGTCTAGTCAAGGCCGTTTTCTACCACTGCACTGAGGATGAGGACGACGAAGGCTCTTGTGCCGACAAGCCGTGCTCCTGCTCGCACTCGAACTGTTGCGCCCGCTGGTCGTTCATGGCAGCCATCTCATTGGTGCTGCCCTGCCTCATGTGTTACTTGCCCGCCACCGGTTGCGCCAAGGTCTCGCAGAAGTGTTACGACGGCCTGAGCCGCCCAGGCTGCCGTTGCAAAAGCACACAGGGCTGCAAGGGTGCAGAGGTCAAGGCCTGTCCTCTGGAAAAGCAGGCATCCTGA